One Chryseobacterium indoltheticum DNA segment encodes these proteins:
- the recO gene encoding DNA repair protein RecO, which yields MILQSGFLLSYIKYGENDAVLHCFTEEDGFQTYFLKGIYSKKNKKKAFLLPLNKLNFSVSAGKSSGIQTISRFEIVEINDVYTDIKANTVIFFIADFLNQILRNENKNQIIFHTIDEFILELSRQNYRSHLILLIKILKIQGVAPLLGEGNYLDPETGTFSNVGTHHFFDSENSLLWKLILSSNDPYEIKIPQVLRKKFLDSLLIYYHYHITDFKTPNSLEIIQQIFE from the coding sequence ATGATTTTACAAAGCGGATTTTTACTTTCTTATATAAAATATGGAGAAAACGATGCCGTTCTCCATTGTTTCACCGAAGAGGATGGTTTTCAGACCTATTTTTTAAAAGGGATTTACAGTAAAAAGAATAAGAAGAAAGCATTTTTGCTTCCTTTAAATAAGCTTAATTTTTCTGTCAGCGCTGGAAAAAGCAGTGGAATTCAAACGATATCTAGATTTGAAATTGTAGAAATAAATGATGTTTACACCGACATTAAAGCCAATACGGTTATATTTTTTATTGCAGATTTTTTGAATCAAATTTTAAGAAACGAAAATAAAAATCAGATCATCTTTCATACCATTGATGAATTTATCCTTGAGCTCAGCCGGCAAAATTACCGTTCTCATCTTATTCTTCTCATTAAGATCTTAAAAATTCAGGGAGTTGCACCACTTTTAGGAGAAGGAAACTATCTTGATCCCGAAACAGGAACTTTCTCAAATGTTGGAACACACCATTTTTTTGACAGTGAGAACTCTCTTTTATGGAAATTAATTTTATCCTCTAATGATCCTTATGAAATAAAGATTCCGCAAGTTTTAAGGAAAAAGTTTTTAGACAGCCTGCTTATTTATTATCATTACCATATTACCGATTTTAAAACACCTAATTCACTCGAAATTATTCAGCAGATTTTCGAATAA